Genomic window (Lycium barbarum isolate Lr01 chromosome 2, ASM1917538v2, whole genome shotgun sequence):
AGATTGGAAAAACAATCTACTTTGTTCcccaattatttcaatttatccccAAATATCAAAGCCTACAAAATCGATCCGACAATTATGAAGGGACACAATCCAGTTGAGGTGGCAAAGACGGTGTTGGAGGTTGCTGACGTGGCATGGTCAGCCGTGGAACACTGTCATCACCATCATCATACAGAAACGACGGCGTCAGCTGTATGTGAAGAAGATGAATTGAAAGCGTTGAGGTCTGAAAATGAACGGCTTAAACGGTTGCTTGAACAGAATCTAATGCTTCTTCACAGCATCTCACAATCTCCTTCCTTACTTGAACACGATTGTCCCCCCGATGTATGTTCCCTTTTTTCTCTTAGATTCCTTGAccaaaaaggaaaggaaaggaaagCAAGACACttaattgggatggagggagtaggaTTTTGTTCTTagtaaaatatttaatttttattttgtattttgtgTAGCTTCATGATCGTCTCTTAGCTGCTGTGGATTCTGGAAGCTTTTTGAAACAGCTGGAATCACTCAATCGAAATTCGGTTGATGGAAATGGCTGTCAATTTCCTTTCAAGGAGGCTACTGGTTTGTTATtctgtcttatttttttttttttgcttttgtgATACCTGTAAAGTGTAATTTTATGGATGGTATTTAATTTTGTAAGTTGTAGTAATATTTGCCCCAAGGGTGTGGTTTAGTGGTCAATGAATTGCATATTAACCTTGGTGGGCGTAGTAAGGTAGCAGGTAACTGATGCCGCGTTATTGAAAAATAGTTGTAGTGATATTTGTTGATTCAAGTATATTAACGGAGATTATCTTGAGTGGTACTAGGATCGAACGGGACTGGATGAATTCAGGAATATATTCATTAATTGGAGTTGGGTCGAGCCATAGGGATTTAACTAATTCATTTTTCTtaacttaatctctatatgactCATCCAGTTTGTTGATAAAGGACAACTACTCAATGCAGAAAAGTAAGATGTGCTAGAACATAAGCGTCTAAAGGTTTACCAAAGTTGAGTAGTTGATTGATGAGTAGTATGGAAACTGGTGGTTCCCTCTCATAAATTTTTAGCATTTCCAAAACATGGTTTTTCCCTTCATcttattcttgatatgttgttatCTTATGTTACCTTacgttatcaaaaaaaaaaaaaaaaagaaagaaagaaaggaagattttgtTAGGTTGTGATTTACCCCAAACAAAATGTTGTTAGGTTCTGATATGGAGACGGCAGAACTTCTGGTAAACATGAGCCTTGAAGAACCAAGTTGGTGGGTTTGGGTGACTGAGGAAATGGTCCCCaggaattttgaagaaagaagtgGAATAGATACTGATAATTACGTGATTGTTAGTGAGGAGTATGTTGTAGATGCAGTTGCCAACTTTATGGCTAGATGCGTAGTATCCAATTCGAAGGCTCAGGTACGAGgcaatttatatatatttatgcatatttaTCTTATTTCAATTAGGGAAAATAACAAATAGTCCCTGAGTTATTGTTTTATTCTTGTTTTCGTCCCCATGTTATTTGACGAAGCACATTTAACTTTCAACTTAAACAGTTGTGTGGATTTAATCCCATTATTGACTGTAGAATAACAGACGTTAGGTAGCTCACATTCCTATCTTTGCATCTGATATATTGGCTTTCTTTGCGCACGCCCCAACACTCTATATTCCATTAGATGATTTGGTGCTGTCTCATGCTTGTGGTGGGTTATAAGGGGAAACAAGATGTTGGAAGTAGGGAGGATTTTTCAGATTTTATAAATCTCACTTGCACCACTCTAAAGTGATGGATAATGTTTAAGAGCAAGTCTTTTGGACAGTCAAAAGGCAATGGAGATGTAAAAGAACTTTGTTGAACTGCAAAAATCGTTCCAATTGATTAGCTAGGTTCTAAAGTTGATATCCGCCAGCTTTTCCTGATGATCCTTCTAGATTGGCTGAGACTTCACCACTGTCACCAACCTTTATCACCACTTCCCTCTCATCGCACCCGTGTCCTCCTTCATGATTTGTCTCTTCAAGTTAGGCTTTAGTGAACAATGATCTGATTGCTATTGGTGAACCCTTTGTCATCTGTTAATTTGCTTAGAATAACTAATTTGTACTGTAGGatcctgtttggattggcttattttaggtgcttttaaggcaaaatagcttttaagcacttttatagtgtttgggtaaaataaaaaagtacttttaaacacttgtttttaagtcaaaatagcaaaaataagccaaaagccaTAACTTAGAATTTCTACGGCTTTTAGCTTATAAGACAAAagccataagcccatccaaacaggctctagatgTGGACTCCCAAAGTATGTAAATGAATCTGGCAATAGACTTTAATCAATAACAAGCTAGTGCAGAATGATTAGTTGATTTCATATGACAattgtaaacttttttttttttttttgaagataaCATTGTCCACTGTGGGTTGTAAGATCCCACCTCATCACTTTTGAATGATGAGTTTTTTGTGTGAATATAAAGTTACCTTTACCTTAAAAAAACAGAGCGAGAGCTATGAGCTATCTAACTTCTGTTTACTTTTTAATCAATGATTGGATTAGAACTGCACATTAAGTTTAACTAGAAGTGTAGGTCACTTTCAGATAAAAAAAATGCTCCCAGACACAGATCCCGAGGTAAGCGGTAAAAGACCCAGATCCGACTATCTCTCTCCTCAAACCACCACCTCAACCCTCATTCCAACATGAATCCAGCTTTCTCTCTCCTCCATAGCCTCCACCGACCACTTCCCCTTCGTCCTTTTTCGTTTTCTCTCTCCTCCAAAATCTTTTCAGATCTTCTTCTCAGCACCGGCGACCCTCTGTCAGTGCTGGAAACATAACCGGTGACTCAAACAGTGCTGGAAATACGCTGACGACTCTGTTAGTGACGCCGGCGACCTCTGTCAGTGCCGGAAACATCGCCGGCGACCTGAGTCAGTGCCGGTAACATAACCGATGACCTCTGTCAGTGCCGGCGAGCACCTCAATCAACATAAAAATCCTACAGTTGCCTCTTCAGTCTCTTCAGTGACTTCCCATTAGAAACATGCAGGGTTCTAACCTTTTTTTCATCAGTGGGGATAAATCCTTTGAACTCAGGAATATGGGGAACAAATAATATAACTGGTTTTCGTTAATAGAAAGGGGCAAGAGATACACAAGCAAGATCAACATGGATATTCAGAACCTGAGATGGGTGTGCAACGCGCTTATTCAAGCATCAAAAGGTACTGGACGATTATACAGAAGGTGGGGAAGGAAGCAACAACACAATCTTCAATGTTTACGGTAGATTTGTTCGCATAGAGGTTTGGCATGGTTCATCTAAAGCAGCAGTGATAATCCCTGAGATCAGCCTCAACAGTGGATGGTCAGATATTTCGAAGAAAATCCTTCGATTTCTGGGGGAATTCAGCAAAACAGAGCCACTACTTCCTCCTCCCCCATTGACAAAATCTTATCGTGCAGCTGCTAGCATTGAGAGATGGCCAGAAATAAGTCAAGGAACGAACAAAGGAGAATTGAATGAAAAGCATCCTCTGCACAGAAGCTTGGTTGGCACCTTCAATGATCCATTCCATCACAGTCCCAATCTCGAAACTATTCAGAAATGGTTCATTAGTAGATGGGGAGTTACTGCTGGCATCAAAGTCATACCTTTAGACCACAATCGGTTCCTCTTTGAGCTTCCTTCCAGGCAAGAGGCAATAAGGTAAAGGTAGGGATTGGTTCTGGAACGGAAGACATCTTTCTTTATCTTGGTGGTCGCATGACATTTTCTCATTACAATCTGGTAACCGCTTGGAAAACATCTGGCTGAAAGTTTTTGGAATCCCCCTAAATGCTTGGTCAATGGACACTTTTGAACATATAGGGGCTCGTTGTGGGGTTTTATTGGTGTTGATGAAGATACGAAGAACAGAACCCACCTGATCTGGGCTCGTATCTGTGTCAAAAATCAGTTATGAAGTTTCCGGcaagtttgaattttgaatttgatGATAGGATCTTCGAATTGCCAATAATTTCGGAAATTCGGTCTTTTTCTTTACCTGCTGGTCCTTCGACTGGTTTGCCTGAGGCTGGTAATAAGATGGGG
Coding sequences:
- the LOC132626889 gene encoding uncharacterized protein LOC132626889, with protein sequence MKGHNPVEVAKTVLEVADVAWSAVEHCHHHHHTETTASAVCEEDELKALRSENERLKRLLEQNLMLLHSISQSPSLLEHDCPPDLHDRLLAAVDSGSFLKQLESLNRNSVDGNGCQFPFKEATGSDMETAELLVNMSLEEPSWWVWVTEEMVPRNFEERSGIDTDNYVIVSEEYVVDAVANFMARCVVSNSKAQKMSPEELQKTLTKALEGTGKVERLFNIWHAAQMFYVLSTWGLAAVGLYKSRSVVRLAAKGVHKTTKMVFKAL